In Arachis stenosperma cultivar V10309 chromosome 1, arast.V10309.gnm1.PFL2, whole genome shotgun sequence, one DNA window encodes the following:
- the LOC130941769 gene encoding uncharacterized protein LOC130941769 produces the protein MGVVVIDGTTVRDFVNDDAHFNKSVDEQFTALDTNNDGVLSRSELRTAFESMRLIETHFGIDVATSPEELKKLYDSIFERFDGDGSGDVDKNEFRSEMKKIMLAIADGLGSFPIQMVLEDDDNSLLQKAADLEASKTATA, from the coding sequence ATGGGAGTGGTGGTTATTGACGGCACGACCGTTAGGGATTTCGTTAACGACGATGCACACTTCAACAAGAGCGTTGATGAACAATTCACGGCGCTTGATACCAACAACGACGGCGTTTTGTCACGCTCCGAGCTCCGCACCGCCTTCGAGTCCATGAGGCTCATCGAGACGCACTTCGGCATCGATGTTGCTACTTCGCCGGAGGAACTCAAGAAACTCTACGATTCCATCTTCGAGAGGTTCGATGGTGATGGAAGCGGCGACGTCGACAAGAACGAATTCCGATCCGAGATGAAGAAGATCATGCTCGCAATCGCTGACGGTTTGGGATCTTTTCCGATCCAGATGGTTCTCGAAGATGATGACAACAGCTTGCTCCAGAAAGCTGCAGATCTCGAAGCTTCTAAGACCGCCACTGCTTGA